A single genomic interval of Pyrobaculum arsenaticum DSM 13514 harbors:
- a CDS encoding DUF401 family protein, whose product MTLVIFLISVLFIIAATLSRKLDVAYSLVIGALGYGFFALGVERFFYATLSAFNWPMAYVLASLVFAMALGFLLKEEGQQIASGLMSMGPRAAAFAIPAAIGLLPMPGGAYISAVVSDPLYNEMGLRSHEKTFINYFFRHIWIPVWPLFQGVLITAAVLSVSVWQVVEWSWPATLFAVVAGLVVALPLVKGVDSRGSARDLVVLWPLAAVAVLSYLIPLPLAVALVYATYIAVKKTPRALVASSLKYALNGRILAIIVFSLVFAKYIEMSGLSAELARLLGNYVALAVFAIPFAIGLATGVEFTFAALAFPPVAPFIHGPALALAFAGGFLGVMLSPAHSCLVLTREYYRSDIVLVYRLLAKASAVLMALAAAYYLLVFY is encoded by the coding sequence TTGACGCTTGTAATTTTCCTTATTTCGGTACTTTTCATAATCGCCGCTACCCTGTCCAGAAAACTTGACGTCGCATATTCGCTGGTTATTGGGGCACTTGGCTACGGTTTCTTCGCTTTAGGGGTTGAGAGGTTTTTCTACGCAACGCTCTCTGCTTTTAACTGGCCTATGGCCTACGTCTTGGCCTCTCTTGTCTTCGCCATGGCGCTTGGCTTTCTCCTCAAGGAGGAGGGACAGCAAATAGCGTCGGGACTTATGTCCATGGGACCGAGGGCGGCGGCCTTCGCCATACCAGCGGCTATTGGCCTATTGCCCATGCCGGGAGGCGCGTATATAAGCGCGGTGGTGTCAGACCCCCTCTACAACGAGATGGGGCTGAGGAGCCACGAAAAGACGTTTATCAACTACTTCTTCCGCCACATCTGGATCCCCGTTTGGCCGCTTTTCCAGGGCGTGTTGATAACAGCCGCCGTCTTGTCTGTATCCGTGTGGCAGGTTGTGGAGTGGTCTTGGCCAGCGACGCTTTTCGCCGTTGTAGCCGGTCTAGTCGTCGCCCTGCCCCTGGTGAAGGGCGTGGACTCTCGGGGAAGTGCCAGGGACTTGGTTGTCCTCTGGCCCCTCGCCGCCGTGGCTGTCTTGTCGTACCTCATCCCCCTTCCCCTCGCCGTGGCGCTGGTCTATGCAACGTACATAGCTGTGAAAAAAACGCCGCGTGCCTTGGTGGCAAGCTCTCTAAAATACGCCCTCAACGGCCGTATCTTGGCTATTATCGTGTTTTCTCTCGTGTTTGCTAAGTACATAGAAATGAGCGGCCTAAGCGCCGAGCTTGCGAGACTTCTGGGCAACTACGTCGCCTTGGCTGTGTTCGCAATACCGTTTGCTATTGGGCTAGCCACGGGTGTTGAGTTCACCTTCGCCGCTCTGGCCTTTCCCCCAGTTGCGCCATTTATCCACGGGCCAGCCCTAGCCTTGGCCTTTGCCGGCGGGTTCCTCGGCGTAATGTTGAGCCCAGCCCACTCCTGCCTTGTCTTGACAAGGGAGTACTACCGCTCCGACATCGTCTTGGTATACAGACTTCTAGCTAAGGCGTCGGCCGTGTTGATGGCCTTGGCGGCGGCTTATTATTTGTTGGTCTTTTATTAG
- a CDS encoding thymidine kinase, with amino-acid sequence MLIVIVGPMFAGKTTELIRRVERYVIAGKRAIVFKPSIDARYDSSKVAAHNGLKFGAYVVPPDEAGVEAIGKLGLDYDVVAVDEIQFFPPSLADVLNGLADGRVVIAAGLNLDFRGEPFETTMRTMAFADRVISLTAVCKVCGRPATRTQRLINGLPAPRDSPRILVGGGDSYEARCRRHYVRPA; translated from the coding sequence GTGCTTATTGTAATTGTAGGGCCGATGTTCGCTGGTAAGACCACGGAGCTTATTAGGAGAGTGGAGAGATACGTCATCGCGGGCAAGAGGGCTATAGTGTTTAAACCGTCTATAGACGCGAGGTACGACAGCTCAAAGGTGGCCGCCCACAACGGCCTGAAGTTCGGGGCCTACGTAGTGCCGCCAGACGAGGCTGGCGTGGAGGCAATCGGCAAGCTGGGGCTCGATTACGACGTGGTGGCAGTGGACGAGATTCAGTTCTTCCCCCCGAGTCTCGCTGACGTGTTGAACGGGCTTGCCGACGGCCGTGTGGTAATCGCCGCCGGTCTGAACTTGGACTTCCGCGGAGAGCCCTTTGAGACTACCATGAGAACCATGGCCTTCGCAGATAGGGTCATCTCGCTGACGGCAGTGTGCAAGGTGTGCGGGAGGCCGGCCACGAGGACTCAGAGGCTGATAAACGGCCTGCCCGCGCCCAGGGACAGCCCGAGGATTTTAGTAGGAGGCGGCGACTCGTACGAGGCCCGGTGCAGGCGCCACTACGTGAGGCCTGCTTAG
- a CDS encoding helix-turn-helix domain-containing protein: MALRVTITFRYDGSPICGDVIGMNLGHLVLADEQLSKVECDVCQIIQSYGAVIAGGRICRGKATFMVVASTYQLARILKELHDRGLQPRVVGRAKYIKEPELTEDQLKLLDLAYRMGFFDESRKISLKDLASMVGVSPSAADRRLRRALRKLVEHYLSKYGKGEY; encoded by the coding sequence ATGGCTCTTAGGGTCACTATCACTTTTCGATACGACGGTTCTCCAATATGCGGAGATGTGATCGGAATGAACCTCGGCCACCTGGTTCTGGCAGACGAACAACTATCCAAGGTAGAGTGCGATGTATGTCAAATAATACAGAGCTACGGCGCTGTCATAGCAGGAGGGAGGATATGCAGAGGAAAAGCAACGTTTATGGTGGTCGCCAGTACTTACCAGCTGGCTAGAATTCTCAAAGAATTGCACGACCGCGGCTTGCAACCGAGAGTTGTGGGTAGGGCTAAGTACATCAAGGAGCCGGAGCTCACCGAGGACCAGCTTAAGTTGCTAGACTTGGCGTACCGCATGGGCTTTTTCGACGAGAGCCGTAAAATCTCGCTGAAAGACCTTGCCTCGATGGTTGGAGTATCGCCATCCGCCGCAGACAGAAGGCTACGGCGGGCGCTAAGGAAGCTGGTGGAGCACTACCTCAGCAAGTACGGAAAAGGCGAGTACTAA
- a CDS encoding 4Fe-4S dicluster domain-containing protein, whose translation MAQELVKYERVVIDQDTCISCGACVAACPYQALELDENGKSRLIWEMCKDDFSCVAVCPVKCIYKVSEAPAEFKAKKGWYRFGKALSPDEQKAFEEWKAKYGVTAPPV comes from the coding sequence ATGGCACAGGAATTGGTAAAATATGAAAGAGTAGTGATAGACCAAGATACTTGTATAAGCTGTGGCGCATGTGTAGCTGCTTGTCCCTACCAAGCGCTTGAGCTGGACGAGAACGGGAAGTCAAGATTGATTTGGGAGATGTGTAAAGACGACTTCAGCTGCGTCGCGGTGTGTCCTGTAAAGTGTATTTACAAGGTAAGCGAGGCCCCCGCTGAATTCAAGGCAAAGAAGGGCTGGTACAGGTTTGGCAAAGCCTTGTCGCCTGACGAGCAGAAAGCCTTTGAGGAGTGGAAGGCTAAATACGGCGTCACAGCCCCGCCTGTTTAG